In the Roseibium sp. HPY-6 genome, one interval contains:
- a CDS encoding gamma-glutamylcyclotransferase, whose protein sequence is MSNFWVFGYGSLMWNPGFDHLRSEPALLRGAHRALCVYSWVHRGTQERPGLVFGLDNGGACRGMAYQVAEDIWPKTLDYLRAREQTTMVYKEHWHNIELGNGEKVNALVYMVDHAHPQYAGALPLERQLEIVDGAVGKSGENPEYVINTAAHLEEMGIADNNLAWLAERLKNV, encoded by the coding sequence TGTGGAACCCGGGTTTTGATCATTTACGCTCCGAACCGGCCCTGCTGCGCGGCGCTCACCGGGCGCTTTGTGTCTATTCCTGGGTACACCGCGGCACCCAGGAGCGGCCAGGCCTTGTTTTCGGTCTCGACAATGGCGGTGCCTGCCGGGGCATGGCCTATCAGGTTGCCGAAGACATCTGGCCGAAAACCCTCGACTATCTCCGCGCCCGCGAGCAGACGACAATGGTCTACAAGGAACATTGGCACAATATCGAACTCGGCAACGGCGAGAAGGTCAATGCGCTGGTCTATATGGTCGATCACGCCCATCCGCAGTATGCAGGTGCGCTGCCGTTGGAGCGACAGCTCGAAATTGTCGATGGGGCCGTCGGCAAATCCGGCGAGAACCCTGAATACGTGATCAACACGGCGGCACACCTTGAAGAAATGGGCATCGCCGACAACAATCTTGCCTGGCTGGCTGAGCGGCTCAAGAACGTGTGA
- a CDS encoding 1-acyl-sn-glycerol-3-phosphate acyltransferase: MFSGAMLLLRSTLFQILFYSVTLVEMILFSPVMLLPRKWGWPIVPFWSRTLIWLMRVFAGIKVEIRGRENLPKGGYIAAMKHQSAWETVALIPLFSSPTFILKRELRWIPIFGWYTAKYRQIPINRGKRSEALAAMMEAAKEAIAEERQIMIFPEGTRRPAGAEPKYKYGIAHLYRDLKCPVVPIAHNAGLYWPRSSWKVYPGTVIVEILPPIEPGLTPDAFHAKLVDTIETASDKLIEEARAASDPSPVLKQVDAMRTTQPA, from the coding sequence ATGTTTTCTGGTGCCATGCTTCTCCTGCGTTCCACTCTTTTTCAAATCCTGTTCTATTCGGTCACTCTGGTCGAAATGATTCTGTTTTCGCCGGTCATGCTGTTGCCGCGAAAATGGGGCTGGCCGATCGTGCCTTTCTGGTCACGCACGTTGATCTGGCTGATGCGTGTCTTCGCGGGCATCAAAGTGGAAATTCGTGGCCGCGAAAACCTGCCCAAGGGCGGGTACATTGCTGCAATGAAGCACCAGTCGGCCTGGGAAACCGTTGCATTGATACCATTGTTTTCCAGCCCGACCTTTATCTTGAAACGGGAACTGCGCTGGATCCCGATTTTCGGATGGTACACGGCCAAATACCGCCAGATCCCTATCAACCGGGGCAAGCGGTCCGAAGCGCTGGCGGCGATGATGGAGGCGGCGAAGGAGGCGATCGCCGAAGAGCGGCAGATCATGATCTTTCCGGAGGGCACGCGCCGCCCGGCGGGTGCCGAACCGAAGTACAAGTACGGCATCGCTCATCTTTACAGGGATCTGAAGTGCCCGGTCGTGCCGATCGCGCACAATGCCGGGCTTTATTGGCCACGGTCGTCCTGGAAGGTTTATCCTGGAACCGTAATCGTCGAAATCCTGCCACCCATCGAACCCGGTCTTACACCTGATGCGTTTCACGCAAAGCTGGTGGACACGATCGAAACGGCGAGCGACAAACTGATTGAAGAAGCCAGGGCCGCGTCCGATCCGTCGCCGGTCCTGAAACAAGTCGATGCTATGCGAACAACCCAGCCCGCCTGA
- a CDS encoding YdcF family protein — translation MKEGSEIRPGRRKKRFGLRLVFVTVLAALIAGVTGQFLFFAHQIATAKVPRSANADAIVVLTGGQARVNEAVRLLEEGHANRLLISGVHPGTTREQLAAVTASDMPLEKASVDLDRVALNTAGNATETASWVQKNGFRSLLVVTSAYHLPRAKAELSDVLPDVDLIAYPVFSKGLNLETWYQEPATIRLLMREYVKYILARLRNTVKAMN, via the coding sequence GTGAAAGAGGGATCAGAGATCAGACCGGGCCGGCGCAAGAAGCGATTCGGTTTGCGGCTTGTCTTCGTGACGGTTCTGGCTGCGCTCATTGCCGGTGTTACGGGTCAGTTCCTGTTTTTCGCGCACCAGATCGCGACAGCAAAGGTGCCCCGGTCTGCGAATGCCGACGCAATCGTTGTGCTCACGGGTGGCCAGGCACGGGTCAATGAAGCTGTGCGGCTGCTTGAAGAAGGCCATGCGAACAGATTGTTGATCTCCGGCGTTCATCCGGGCACGACGCGCGAACAGCTTGCAGCAGTCACCGCGTCCGATATGCCGCTCGAAAAGGCGAGCGTAGATCTCGACAGGGTCGCCTTGAACACAGCCGGAAACGCGACAGAAACTGCAAGCTGGGTTCAGAAAAACGGATTCAGGTCGCTTCTGGTCGTTACCAGCGCCTACCACCTCCCTCGGGCGAAGGCCGAATTGTCTGACGTATTGCCAGACGTCGACCTGATTGCCTATCCCGTGTTCTCGAAAGGTTTGAACCTGGAAACATGGTATCAGGAGCCGGCAACGATCCGGCTTCTCATGCGCGAATATGTGAAGTATATCCTCGCCAGACTTCGCAACACCGTGAAGGCCATGAACTGA
- a CDS encoding ABC transporter permease, with the protein MAEPDESEKEQALAVEVKPPKRPGGGKRSRKKAASKPKKQDKGDEAKLRPAAAIVPPQSVAGRALTLVVAIMSFLACLTVGAVSIVWDAADAWQNDLVREITIQIRPTEGVDMLREIDKAVALAQEFPGVGSVRALSDAETKALLEPWLGEGLQLDGLPVPRLIQITVSDPARLDLPQLRNSVSQQVVGASVDDHSIWTSRLSAMAGAVVAGGFAIMVLVLGSMVLSVVFATQSAMAGNKDVVSVLHFVGAEDGFIAREFQRHFLLLGLKGGVSGGAAAIFTFVVLDLLTRQGSGQAGSDQVSALFGSVSVSLPGYLGVFAVVFLVAILTAVTSGIAVKAHLAKVD; encoded by the coding sequence ATGGCGGAACCAGACGAATCAGAAAAAGAGCAGGCGCTCGCCGTAGAAGTGAAACCGCCGAAGCGCCCCGGCGGGGGGAAACGGTCGCGGAAAAAGGCCGCGTCGAAACCGAAAAAACAGGACAAGGGCGATGAAGCAAAACTCCGTCCGGCTGCCGCGATTGTCCCACCGCAGTCTGTCGCCGGCCGTGCGCTGACGCTCGTGGTCGCGATCATGAGTTTCCTTGCCTGCCTGACCGTCGGGGCTGTTTCCATCGTCTGGGATGCAGCCGACGCCTGGCAAAACGACCTGGTCCGCGAGATCACGATCCAGATCAGGCCGACTGAAGGCGTTGATATGCTTCGGGAGATCGACAAGGCTGTCGCGCTGGCTCAGGAGTTTCCCGGTGTCGGATCCGTTCGTGCTCTTTCAGATGCGGAAACGAAAGCCTTGCTCGAACCCTGGCTTGGAGAAGGGTTGCAGCTCGATGGATTGCCCGTCCCCAGGCTCATTCAGATCACGGTCAGCGATCCCGCCCGGCTGGATCTGCCGCAATTGCGCAATTCCGTCTCCCAGCAGGTCGTCGGCGCAAGCGTGGACGACCACTCTATCTGGACGTCGCGTCTGTCAGCCATGGCCGGCGCTGTGGTCGCAGGTGGTTTTGCCATCATGGTCCTAGTACTCGGTTCCATGGTCTTAAGTGTAGTGTTTGCCACCCAATCGGCCATGGCCGGCAACAAGGACGTTGTTTCGGTGCTACATTTCGTCGGTGCAGAGGATGGGTTTATCGCGCGCGAGTTTCAGCGCCATTTTCTCCTTCTCGGCTTGAAAGGAGGCGTGTCTGGAGGCGCTGCCGCGATATTTACGTTTGTCGTTCTGGATCTTCTCACACGGCAGGGATCCGGCCAGGCCGGCTCAGATCAAGTGTCCGCGCTGTTCGGTTCGGTCTCCGTTAGCCTGCCGGGTTACCTTGGCGTATTCGCCGTCGTGTTTCTGGTGGCGATCCTGACCGCGGTGACATCAGGGATCGCGGTCAAGGCACATTTGGCGAAGGTGGATTGA
- the ftsE gene encoding cell division ATP-binding protein FtsE → MIRFENVGLRYGMGPEILRDLTFQVEPQSFQFLTGPSGAGKTSLIRLLFMSLRPTRGLIKVFNRDLSVIDKQELPRLRRKIGVVFQDFRLLDHLTTYENVALPLRVVGKQETEYRSDVVDLLKWVGLGDRMHVLPPVLSGGEKQRAAIARALITRPEVLLADEPTGNVDPPLARRLLRLFIELNKLGTSVVIATHDIALLEQVDARRMVLADGRLSIFD, encoded by the coding sequence GTGATCCGCTTTGAAAATGTCGGATTGAGATACGGCATGGGACCGGAAATTCTGCGGGACCTGACTTTTCAGGTCGAGCCGCAATCTTTCCAGTTTCTGACCGGGCCGTCCGGTGCCGGGAAAACCAGCCTTATCCGGCTCCTGTTCATGTCTCTTCGCCCGACACGTGGGCTGATCAAGGTGTTCAATCGCGATCTGAGCGTGATCGACAAACAGGAATTGCCGAGACTGCGCCGCAAAATCGGCGTCGTGTTCCAGGATTTCAGGTTGCTGGATCATCTGACCACTTATGAAAATGTTGCGCTGCCTTTGCGCGTCGTCGGGAAACAGGAGACCGAGTACCGCTCTGATGTGGTCGATCTTTTGAAGTGGGTCGGCCTCGGTGACCGGATGCATGTGCTCCCGCCCGTTTTGTCAGGCGGGGAAAAGCAAAGAGCCGCAATTGCGCGCGCGCTGATCACACGTCCTGAAGTTCTTCTGGCAGACGAGCCGACCGGTAACGTGGATCCGCCGCTTGCCCGGCGTCTGTTGCGTCTGTTCATAGAGTTGAACAAACTCGGCACTTCCGTTGTGATCGCAACGCACGATATTGCCTTGCTGGAGCAGGTCGATGCCCGGCGCATGGTTTTGGCTGACGGCCGTCTGTCCATCTTCGATTAG
- a CDS encoding zinc-ribbon domain-containing protein translates to MKITCPDCSTSYEIKAEAVGSQGRSVKCAKCGNRWFVSPEDDNDDAKSFKGPDTGADSGSKEEDADRDEADWAADAQADTDEDTPKNETSGDDSESDADASDDAALSSPMEDDSESTDEDKFSADLAADEATSETDAPEDVESSAKRPKIVVNPDKFRRNHIGAILSWVARRNFRRLGGILIFTLALGALASFVFMRDSMVKQSPDLASLFQIIGFEVNLRGLEFRNLRTFSEIEAGKKVLVVEGSIRNLADETNAVPAVRLSIRNSDLQEVYAWTVEPRTKALNGLDETRFRTILADPPEEASDIQVRFIDRGKRQIVLE, encoded by the coding sequence ATGAAGATCACATGTCCGGATTGCAGTACGTCCTACGAAATCAAGGCAGAGGCAGTCGGCTCTCAGGGCCGTAGCGTCAAATGTGCCAAATGCGGTAATCGCTGGTTCGTTTCACCTGAAGACGACAACGACGACGCGAAATCCTTCAAAGGCCCCGACACAGGCGCGGATTCAGGCTCGAAGGAAGAGGACGCGGACAGGGACGAGGCGGACTGGGCCGCGGACGCACAGGCCGACACTGACGAAGATACGCCAAAGAACGAGACCTCCGGTGACGACAGCGAAAGCGACGCTGACGCTAGTGATGATGCGGCGCTTTCCTCACCGATGGAAGACGACAGCGAAAGCACGGACGAAGACAAATTCAGTGCTGATCTTGCCGCTGATGAAGCAACAAGCGAGACGGATGCTCCTGAGGATGTTGAATCCAGCGCCAAGCGGCCGAAGATCGTCGTTAACCCGGACAAGTTCCGCCGCAATCATATCGGCGCTATCCTGTCCTGGGTCGCACGGCGGAATTTTCGCCGGCTTGGCGGAATTCTGATCTTTACGCTCGCCCTTGGCGCTCTGGCTTCCTTTGTCTTCATGCGAGACAGCATGGTCAAACAATCGCCGGACCTTGCCAGTCTGTTCCAGATCATCGGGTTTGAGGTGAACTTACGCGGTCTGGAGTTCCGGAACTTGCGGACATTCTCCGAAATCGAGGCCGGCAAGAAGGTTCTAGTGGTCGAGGGGTCGATCCGTAATCTTGCAGACGAGACCAATGCGGTACCTGCGGTCCGGTTGTCGATTCGCAATTCGGATCTTCAGGAAGTATATGCCTGGACTGTCGAACCCAGAACAAAAGCGTTAAACGGGTTGGACGAAACCCGGTTCAGAACAATTCTGGCAGACCCGCCGGAAGAAGCTTCCGATATCCAGGTTCGCTTTATTGACCGCGGCAAACGCCAGATAGTACTCGAGTGA
- the hpt gene encoding hypoxanthine phosphoribosyltransferase, which yields MTANIRTLFDEDAIATRVAALAKEIAEGNPQNLLVVAVLKGSFIFAADLVRAMHRAGLEPEMEFIHLSSYGAGTEGSENIRILRDVESNVNNRDIILVDDILESGRTLAFARERLIERNARSVKIAALLDKPERRKAAISADYVGFACPDKFVVGYGMDMGHAWRQLPFIGYVVASEDEAAADGKTGE from the coding sequence ATGACAGCCAATATTCGAACTCTTTTCGACGAAGACGCCATCGCAACGCGTGTGGCTGCACTGGCGAAAGAGATCGCCGAAGGAAATCCGCAAAATCTTCTGGTGGTTGCCGTTCTGAAAGGCAGTTTTATCTTCGCAGCCGACCTCGTCCGGGCGATGCACCGTGCCGGGCTCGAGCCTGAAATGGAGTTCATTCACCTGTCTTCATACGGTGCCGGCACCGAAGGTTCTGAAAACATCCGTATTTTGCGCGATGTTGAAAGCAACGTTAACAACCGCGATATCATTTTAGTGGATGATATTCTGGAATCGGGACGAACTCTCGCTTTTGCACGCGAGCGACTGATCGAGCGTAACGCCCGCTCCGTAAAGATAGCAGCACTGCTGGATAAACCGGAGCGCCGTAAAGCTGCCATATCTGCAGACTATGTCGGGTTTGCCTGTCCTGATAAGTTTGTCGTCGGATACGGTATGGATATGGGCCACGCGTGGCGGCAGTTGCCCTTTATTGGATACGTCGTTGCTTCAGAAGATGAAGCTGCGGCTGACGGCAAGACAGGAGAGTGA
- a CDS encoding response regulator, translated as MARILLTEDDDAVRSFVKRALELDGHAVDVAEDGGEAVEILAREKGQFDLLVSDIKMPVMDGIALALHTARDFPDMPILLMTGFADQRERANGLDALVHDVITKPFSLVDIRKAVRDAITGDLPQDARRYA; from the coding sequence ATGGCTCGCATTCTTCTCACGGAAGACGATGACGCAGTCCGGAGCTTTGTTAAGCGGGCTCTGGAACTTGACGGGCATGCAGTAGACGTTGCGGAAGACGGCGGAGAAGCTGTCGAAATTCTCGCACGCGAAAAAGGTCAATTCGATCTTCTTGTCTCCGATATCAAAATGCCCGTCATGGATGGGATCGCGCTTGCCCTTCATACAGCGCGGGATTTCCCGGACATGCCCATACTTCTCATGACCGGGTTCGCCGATCAGCGCGAACGCGCAAATGGGCTCGACGCACTGGTGCACGATGTCATCACCAAGCCGTTTTCCCTTGTCGATATCCGCAAGGCGGTGCGTGACGCGATCACCGGCGACCTGCCGCAAGACGCACGCCGATACGCGTAA
- a CDS encoding carbohydrate ABC transporter permease → MNDTFQRQLYHYTALIFLALIALAPIWVMIATSFKNDVLVQDGTPLWFFFHPTLENYEYILTRGKFDRYLTNSVIVAVSSTIITLLLGGFCAYALARLDFKGRALMANSTLLVRMVPPAVLAVPAFAFVTLTGVDSDLAVLTFFYTALNLPFAIWLLFGFYKQIPVELEEAAIVDGASPLQVFFKVLFPLMTSGYAVAAIFTFRIAWNEFILALLLTGRTTRTLPVGAAGFITDTGIEWGRIMAMGTLIVIPPLLFTFFAARQIIAGMTAGAVKG, encoded by the coding sequence ATGAACGATACTTTCCAGCGTCAGCTCTATCACTACACCGCCTTGATCTTCCTCGCGCTGATTGCGCTCGCTCCGATCTGGGTGATGATCGCGACCTCGTTCAAAAATGATGTCCTTGTTCAGGACGGCACGCCCCTTTGGTTTTTCTTTCATCCGACACTTGAAAACTATGAGTACATTCTGACGCGCGGAAAGTTCGACCGCTATCTGACCAACTCGGTCATTGTCGCCGTCTCCTCGACAATCATTACGCTGCTGCTGGGCGGCTTTTGCGCATACGCACTTGCCCGCCTCGATTTCAAGGGCCGCGCGCTCATGGCAAATTCCACACTTCTGGTGCGCATGGTCCCGCCGGCGGTGCTGGCTGTGCCCGCTTTTGCTTTCGTGACGTTGACCGGTGTTGACAGCGATCTGGCCGTTCTGACGTTTTTCTATACCGCGCTGAATCTGCCTTTTGCAATCTGGCTACTGTTCGGTTTTTACAAGCAGATTCCCGTTGAACTGGAAGAAGCGGCCATCGTCGACGGCGCATCACCGTTGCAGGTCTTCTTCAAGGTGCTCTTTCCACTCATGACCTCCGGGTATGCCGTTGCCGCGATTTTCACGTTCCGCATTGCCTGGAACGAATTTATTCTGGCCCTTCTTCTGACCGGCAGGACTACCCGTACACTGCCCGTCGGGGCGGCCGGTTTCATCACCGACACCGGCATCGAATGGGGGCGTATCATGGCGATGGGCACCCTGATCGTCATCCCGCCGCTGCTCTTCACCTTTTTCGCAGCACGCCAGATCATCGCAGGCATGACTGCGGGCGCCGTGAAAGGGTGA
- a CDS encoding sugar ABC transporter permease produces MTVLTQSRKPRFAAETMTPYTFITPAILVMLGGLLYPVFMAFYLSFYDWEIGRDLAKAPFLGVDNFVRMVQDPQVWEVLWVTLRFGFWTITIEMTLGVALALLLEKPIRGASIFRTIFILPLMVSPVVVGLIWRYLFDARIGWINYYLGAFFGIEPQVWLGDADLAFFAIVFTDIWQWTPFIFIIVIAGLQALPSEVVEASTIDGANWYQQIFLVKLPMIKSILIIALLMRLIDVFRGLEVMLIMTGGGPGRSTELLSLHIYNRAFDTQQLGYASAISVLLILIVFAISTAILTMANPMKSKSDV; encoded by the coding sequence GTGACCGTACTCACCCAATCGCGCAAACCGCGTTTTGCCGCGGAAACGATGACGCCCTATACGTTTATCACTCCGGCAATTCTTGTCATGCTGGGCGGCCTTCTCTATCCGGTTTTCATGGCGTTTTACCTGTCGTTCTATGACTGGGAGATCGGCCGCGACCTTGCCAAGGCACCGTTTCTGGGTGTCGACAACTTTGTCCGGATGGTGCAGGACCCTCAGGTCTGGGAAGTGCTTTGGGTTACCCTGCGGTTCGGCTTCTGGACTATCACGATTGAAATGACACTCGGCGTCGCGTTGGCGCTCCTTTTGGAGAAGCCCATCCGGGGAGCTTCAATCTTTCGGACGATCTTTATCCTTCCTCTGATGGTGTCGCCGGTGGTTGTCGGCCTGATCTGGCGGTATCTGTTCGATGCGCGTATCGGCTGGATCAACTACTATCTGGGGGCCTTCTTCGGGATTGAGCCTCAGGTCTGGCTCGGAGATGCCGACCTGGCATTCTTTGCCATCGTCTTCACTGACATCTGGCAATGGACGCCCTTCATTTTCATCATTGTGATCGCGGGACTTCAGGCCTTGCCGTCCGAGGTGGTGGAAGCGTCTACCATCGACGGTGCAAATTGGTATCAGCAGATCTTTCTGGTGAAGCTCCCGATGATCAAATCGATCCTGATCATCGCCTTGCTGATGCGCCTGATCGACGTGTTTCGCGGTCTTGAGGTGATGCTGATCATGACCGGGGGCGGGCCAGGCAGATCAACGGAATTGCTCTCACTCCATATCTACAACAGAGCTTTTGACACGCAGCAGCTCGGCTATGCGTCTGCCATATCGGTGCTGCTGATCCTGATTGTCTTCGCGATCAGCACGGCAATCCTGACGATGGCCAATCCCATGAAATCCAAGTCTGACGTTTAA
- a CDS encoding extracellular solute-binding protein → MKHVLKKGLLSMGALAFITAAAFANPYEKYEGTTIVVSWPALSHFKKAEELVAEFTEETGIEVEIDALQYLKLRDRQLLEMSKDEGEYDVVSWVVMWKGEYVSKGLLTPLSQFYTSGSLVDPNYDLDDIADAYLQNGGIVGGKKGYMPGKSGAMYGVPFGAETSILAYRKDIFEEQGLKVPETYDELRDVMQKLHEAGIPALTSRGKTGHQITAAWLLHLAPLGGKIFDDQWNPVINSPEAVEAAQVLREVAQTGPKGIPTFGFGEAAAAFLQGEAAMHLDTLKIAAMSRDPKLSKIDGKVGYALHPVGSRCGSETGGFAAGIPANAPNKEAAFLFLQYITSKAGDQRMVELGGDPVRISTLENNADKFDEYAVVAEQLPCADPDWRPLIPEWNELNIDVLGQALTEVITTDKPIQPIMDAANEKARAIMEREGYYLWQ, encoded by the coding sequence ATGAAGCATGTTTTGAAGAAAGGGCTGCTGTCGATGGGGGCTCTCGCTTTCATCACCGCTGCCGCATTCGCGAACCCTTACGAAAAATACGAAGGAACCACGATCGTCGTCTCCTGGCCGGCACTCAGTCACTTCAAGAAAGCCGAGGAACTCGTCGCAGAGTTCACCGAGGAGACCGGCATCGAAGTTGAAATTGACGCACTTCAGTATCTCAAGCTTCGCGACAGACAGCTGTTGGAAATGTCCAAGGACGAGGGCGAGTATGACGTTGTCAGCTGGGTTGTCATGTGGAAGGGCGAATACGTTTCCAAAGGATTGCTGACACCGCTCTCCCAGTTTTACACAAGCGGGTCGCTCGTCGATCCCAATTACGACCTCGACGACATTGCCGATGCCTACTTGCAAAACGGCGGCATCGTCGGCGGTAAGAAAGGCTATATGCCGGGCAAGTCGGGGGCGATGTACGGCGTGCCGTTCGGAGCGGAAACCTCAATCCTGGCCTATCGCAAGGACATTTTTGAAGAACAGGGTCTCAAAGTTCCCGAGACCTATGACGAGTTGCGCGATGTGATGCAAAAGCTCCATGAAGCTGGCATTCCCGCACTCACCTCCCGTGGCAAAACCGGACACCAGATAACGGCTGCCTGGCTGCTGCATCTGGCACCGCTTGGCGGAAAAATCTTCGACGATCAGTGGAACCCGGTCATCAATTCGCCCGAAGCCGTCGAAGCGGCGCAGGTCTTGCGCGAAGTCGCGCAGACAGGACCAAAGGGCATTCCGACATTCGGCTTCGGCGAGGCCGCCGCGGCCTTCCTGCAGGGCGAAGCGGCGATGCATCTCGACACGCTCAAGATTGCCGCCATGTCGCGTGATCCGAAATTGTCGAAAATCGACGGTAAGGTCGGCTACGCCCTCCATCCTGTCGGGAGCCGCTGCGGCTCGGAAACCGGGGGCTTTGCGGCCGGAATTCCGGCCAATGCGCCAAACAAGGAAGCCGCTTTCCTGTTTCTCCAGTACATAACCTCAAAAGCAGGCGACCAAAGGATGGTTGAGCTTGGCGGCGATCCTGTTCGTATTTCAACGCTTGAGAACAACGCCGACAAGTTCGACGAATACGCAGTCGTCGCGGAACAGCTGCCTTGCGCAGACCCCGATTGGCGTCCGTTGATTCCGGAATGGAACGAACTCAACATTGATGTTCTCGGTCAAGCGCTGACGGAAGTGATCACAACGGACAAGCCGATCCAGCCCATCATGGACGCTGCCAACGAAAAGGCCCGGGCCATCATGGAGCGCGAAGGCTACTACCTCTGGCAGTAA
- the ugpC gene encoding sn-glycerol-3-phosphate ABC transporter ATP-binding protein UgpC: MSGVSLQNVSKSYGSLTVIPDLSLDIAEGEFVVFVGPSGCGKSTTLRMIAGLEKVSGGQIFIGGRDVTWERPKSRDIAMVFQSYALYPHMNVADNMSFALRLAGTPKSEINERVLRAADMLELTDYLHRKPRDLSGGQRQRVAMGRSIVRDAYCFLFDEPLSNLDAKLRASMRTELALLHKQLERTMVYVTHDQIEAMTMADRIVIMKDGVIQQVGTPKDVYNTPVNTFVATFIGSPSMTLLPGELSDQSGSMCIQGSGFELPIPDRLKSRAGASPTKAVTMGMRPEHFAAEARTAAFAPVDLEVKVAEYIGSSQFLAANLGGQDVTAAVEVGPEADLLGDGQYFFDTSRLYLFDRETGRAL; this comes from the coding sequence ATGAGCGGGGTGTCCCTGCAGAATGTATCCAAATCGTATGGAAGTCTGACGGTCATCCCTGACCTGTCCCTTGATATTGCGGAAGGGGAATTCGTTGTCTTCGTTGGTCCGTCCGGATGCGGCAAGTCAACGACACTGCGGATGATTGCCGGCCTTGAAAAGGTCTCCGGCGGACAGATTTTCATCGGTGGGCGCGACGTTACCTGGGAACGGCCCAAGTCACGCGACATAGCCATGGTGTTTCAATCCTATGCGCTTTATCCGCACATGAACGTGGCGGACAACATGTCGTTTGCGCTGCGTCTGGCCGGCACACCGAAGTCTGAAATCAACGAGCGTGTCCTGCGGGCGGCCGACATGCTCGAACTGACCGACTATCTGCACCGGAAGCCGCGTGACCTGTCAGGCGGTCAGCGGCAGCGCGTGGCCATGGGTCGTTCGATTGTTCGCGACGCCTACTGCTTCCTGTTTGATGAACCCCTTTCGAACCTGGATGCAAAGCTGCGCGCATCGATGCGCACGGAACTTGCGCTGCTGCACAAGCAGCTTGAGCGCACCATGGTCTACGTGACGCATGACCAGATCGAAGCCATGACAATGGCAGACCGGATCGTAATCATGAAGGACGGGGTCATTCAGCAGGTCGGGACACCCAAGGATGTCTACAACACCCCGGTGAATACGTTTGTGGCGACATTCATTGGCTCTCCATCGATGACTCTCCTGCCTGGGGAGCTATCCGATCAGTCCGGATCCATGTGCATTCAGGGCAGCGGGTTCGAACTGCCCATCCCCGACAGGCTCAAGTCCCGCGCCGGCGCAAGCCCAACCAAGGCCGTCACCATGGGCATGCGGCCTGAACACTTCGCCGCAGAAGCCAGAACCGCGGCCTTCGCGCCGGTCGATCTGGAGGTGAAGGTGGCCGAGTACATCGGCTCCAGCCAGTTTCTTGCGGCAAATCTGGGCGGGCAGGATGTAACGGCCGCGGTTGAAGTCGGACCGGAAGCCGATCTTCTGGGGGACGGCCAGTATTTCTTCGATACATCAAGACTTTACCTGTTTGACCGGGAGACGGGTCGGGCACTTTAG